The segment GTTTTCGCCGCGCGGTCGAGTATGCCCCGAGTCCGCTCATCGGGGTTGAATGGCTCGCCCTTCACGATGCCCAAGCCGGCGAGCATGCCCATCCAGTCCGAATCGGCCAGATGCGGGCCTTCCGCGTCCACCAGTTTCTTGAGTTGTTCGAATGCGCCAAAGTCGCTGCGGGGGAGCATGTTCGCAGGCACGCCCGAGGCGTCAGGGAACTTCATGGCCTTTGCCTCGCCCTTGAGCGGGTAAATCTTCGACTTCTCAATCAGGTCAACTGGCGGCTGCAGATTGCTGGCATCGGCGTAGAACGCCCGGAGGAAGATGAACACGTTGTTGGTACCCGAGCGGTAGACGAAGTGCCCTTCAGGCACGTCGCCCTTGTACCCTGGTGGCAGGAGCAGAAACTTGCCCCCCTTCCCCTGGTCCGGGCCGAAGAAACCGACGTCGCCGGCGTACTTGCCGCCATCGACGGGGATCGGCCGCTGCCAGAAGTCCAATAGGATGCCTTGCATCATGGGTGGGGCCTCGAACACCAGCGGGCCGTCCTTTCCCAGGTCGACGTAGCTCATCGCGTAGATCACGTCCGAGTTCGGCGTGGTCACCAGCGTCTTTGCATCGAGCCGCTTCTTCCACACCGGCAGGACGTTGTATCCTTCGCCGAACACTTTCTCCGAACCGGCCTTCATACCGAGGGTGTTGATGAGCGGCATCGCCCAGAGGTACGTCTGGGTAGCGCGGTGGTAGAGCATCTCATCGCGGAGGGCCTGTGCCGACTCCGCCGCAGCCCGGTTTTCCACGAACGGAAGGGCAGCGATTTTCGCCTGATGCTGAATGGATGCAGAGCTGCCTTGATCTTGCGCAATCGAAGCAGTCGGCAGCGAGCTGCTGGCGAAACAGCCAAGGATCAGACTCAACCTGGCCCAGCGGGAAACGAAAGTCATAGAAGCTAAACCCTTGAAGAGAGATGTGGGGATACACAATAACACTCACCGGCCGCGATCATTGTATTGCGACCGGTGAGCTGCAAGCATTTTATTTGACTCGAACAAGGTCCGGCAGCTTCCAGGTCTTCTTCCAGAACGGCTCGTCGGGGCCGTACAGCCGCAGCCAGATGTACGGCTTCTTGTCCATCGTCGGGATCCAGTTGGATTCCAGGCCTTCCGGAGCCTTCGGACCGACGTAGATGTCCACGCTCCCGTCGTCGTTGACCTTCATCTTGTCCTTGTCGAACGTCCCCAAGCCGGAGCGATCCTGCGGGTTATCAATGAAGCCCCAGTTGGCGTTGTCGTAGACCGTGATCGACCAGAACTGTTTGGCAGGGGTGTCCTTCGGGACTCGGATGCGGTACAGGCTGCCGGCCTCGAGCGGCTTGCCGTCTGTGTCGGCGATTGGCGCCAGGTATACTGTGCCGGCCTTCTCGTCGAGGACGGCCGGGTAGAAGGTGTAGAAGAACCAGCAGGCGGCCCGCTTGTCCACCTCCACGGCCCGATCGTTGACGAACTCGAAGCCTCGATTCTCGTCAGGAACCATGACGAAGGCCCACTTACGATCGGGCCACCACAGGTTCTTCTCGTGCAGGTCGCGGGTGAGCTTCTGGATGTAGTGGTAGGCATCGACGACGCCCCGCTCCATCGCCGCCTT is part of the Planctomycetia bacterium genome and harbors:
- a CDS encoding DUF1254 domain-containing protein, producing the protein MTFVSRWARLSLILGCFASSSLPTASIAQDQGSSASIQHQAKIAALPFVENRAAAESAQALRDEMLYHRATQTYLWAMPLINTLGMKAGSEKVFGEGYNVLPVWKKRLDAKTLVTTPNSDVIYAMSYVDLGKDGPLVFEAPPMMQGILLDFWQRPIPVDGGKYAGDVGFFGPDQGKGGKFLLLPPGYKGDVPEGHFVYRSGTNNVFIFLRAFYADASNLQPPVDLIEKSKIYPLKGEAKAMKFPDASGVPANMLPRSDFGAFEQLKKLVDAEGPHLADSDWMGMLAGLGIVKGEPFNPDERTRGILDRAAKTAYKMSRVNAFDEVVSGRSLRMYPERRWINPMADATAENPSGKLDLNWRRVDRGGALDVNCRPWFFSNYYAVSPGMLSQIPGKGAFYVMAFTDSDGVALTGGTNYKVTLPKDVPAANFWSVTLYEAENASGLANGQPFPSLGSRDKPVQSEDGSTDLYFGQKAPEGKEKNWLATVPGKGYFVILRLYGPTEPALTKTWKPGDFVKMK